From Denitrovibrio acetiphilus DSM 12809, the proteins below share one genomic window:
- a CDS encoding methionine ABC transporter ATP-binding protein, translating into MIQIRNLSKSYDTLNGRVQALQDISLDIPERSIFGIIGSSGAGKSTLVRCLNMLEKPTEGKVLISEQDISTLSKTELRQKRQKISMIFQHFNLLQSRTVSGNIGFPLEIAGWDKTAIRKRVSELLPLVGLEDKADSYPSELSGGQKQRVGIARALATKPEVLLCDEATSALDPKTTSSILSILKDINQNLGLTIVIITHEMNVIKDICTHVAVLAESKCIEHGTVEEVFISPKTQVTKDFVADIFRTELPDDILSALKPHKDSELIKVSFYGNSASEPMINGLIKSSDVVVNIIYGNVDHLHGTLFGNLLLELRGTEEQLANAHQYFTDNNLVIQRI; encoded by the coding sequence ATGATTCAGATCAGAAACCTGTCAAAGTCTTATGACACTTTGAACGGAAGAGTACAGGCTCTTCAGGATATCTCACTTGATATACCTGAAAGGTCAATTTTCGGGATTATCGGTTCCAGTGGTGCGGGGAAAAGCACTCTGGTTCGATGTCTTAATATGCTGGAGAAGCCTACCGAAGGGAAAGTATTAATTTCAGAACAGGATATCTCTACTCTTTCAAAGACAGAGCTCAGGCAGAAGAGACAGAAGATCTCTATGATCTTTCAGCATTTTAATCTGCTTCAGTCAAGGACTGTGTCTGGAAATATAGGTTTTCCGCTGGAGATTGCCGGCTGGGACAAGACCGCAATCAGAAAGAGGGTGAGCGAACTCCTCCCCCTTGTCGGGCTGGAAGATAAAGCAGACTCATACCCGTCGGAGCTTTCCGGAGGGCAGAAACAGAGAGTCGGTATAGCAAGAGCACTGGCAACAAAGCCTGAAGTTCTGCTTTGTGACGAGGCAACGTCTGCTCTCGACCCTAAAACCACCTCGTCGATTCTGAGTATCTTAAAAGATATCAACCAGAATCTGGGGCTTACTATTGTCATCATTACCCATGAAATGAATGTTATCAAAGACATATGCACTCATGTCGCCGTGCTTGCAGAGTCTAAGTGTATAGAACACGGTACTGTTGAGGAAGTTTTTATCTCTCCGAAAACACAGGTAACGAAGGACTTTGTGGCAGATATTTTCAGAACAGAACTTCCCGATGATATCCTCAGCGCCCTTAAGCCCCATAAAGATTCTGAGCTTATCAAAGTATCATTTTACGGGAATTCGGCATCTGAGCCTATGATAAACGGACTGATCAAGTCAAGCGATGTGGTTGTGAATATAATATATGGTAATGTTGACCATCTGCACGGCACCCTTTTTGGTAACCTCCTTCTTGAGCTTCGGGGTACGGAAGAGCAGCTTGCAAATGCTCATCAATATTTTACTGACAATAATCTCGTTATTCAGAGGATATAG
- a CDS encoding ABC transporter ATP-binding protein — protein MHKFIAELHNINLTFKNHNVFSDFSLKISNNCITGISGRSGKGKTTLLRILAGLQKPDRGEVILRYNKQGYVFQDYRLLPWMNVLENITLPVRGEISESDAVSRAKLYLGKLGLSGSENMQPAELSGGMAQRVSLARAMVYKPDIMFLDEPFSALDYEMQSQASETVRAYAAEHKISVLYVSHHIENLRLMSDTIVEL, from the coding sequence GTGCATAAATTTATAGCAGAACTGCACAACATCAATCTGACTTTTAAAAATCACAATGTTTTTTCGGATTTCAGCCTGAAGATCAGCAATAACTGCATCACAGGCATATCCGGCAGAAGTGGAAAAGGGAAGACAACACTGCTTAGAATCCTCGCAGGGCTTCAGAAACCAGACAGAGGAGAAGTCATTTTACGGTATAATAAACAAGGATATGTCTTTCAGGATTATAGACTACTCCCATGGATGAATGTGCTTGAAAACATTACTTTGCCTGTCAGAGGTGAAATATCAGAATCAGATGCCGTAAGCAGGGCGAAGCTGTATCTTGGGAAATTGGGTCTGAGCGGTTCTGAAAACATGCAGCCAGCAGAGCTCTCCGGCGGAATGGCACAAAGGGTGTCGCTGGCAAGAGCGATGGTCTACAAACCGGATATAATGTTTCTGGATGAACCTTTCAGTGCTCTCGACTATGAAATGCAGTCACAGGCATCAGAAACAGTTAGGGCGTATGCAGCAGAGCATAAAATTAGTGTCCTGTATGTCAGTCACCATATTGAAAATCTACGGCTCATGTCAGACACAATAGTAGAGCTTTAA
- a CDS encoding helix-turn-helix domain-containing protein → MSAVVCGKPVSGSKKWVLRSQDKIVGNIRRSRLDNGFTMTHSSLKTSEDSHSSVIESGEVVNFVYVLKGELNLTFTGASGWHPMSEGAVYAFQTNDVQINRRIAKNIDTEALIIKVCRHRLENIMSDTGCIINVPEPGKTEVLFYLSPFSFMLCRKIIDCRYAGETGRLMQLAGATDLLTDNFKSCYNQSAGREESIVLEVINYIRNNLSEEHSLAKLAHMAGMSHTKLNRLFRIKMGLSVFEFIRQEKVHRAEHYLRTTDMTITEIAYCTGFCSSSHFSESFRREKGLSPKLYRKSV, encoded by the coding sequence ATGTCAGCTGTCGTTTGCGGAAAACCGGTTTCAGGCAGTAAAAAGTGGGTTTTAAGATCACAGGACAAAATTGTGGGTAACATCCGGAGGAGCAGGCTCGACAATGGCTTCACTATGACCCACAGCAGTCTGAAAACATCTGAAGACTCCCATTCGTCAGTTATAGAATCCGGTGAAGTAGTAAATTTTGTTTATGTTCTGAAAGGCGAGCTGAATCTCACTTTTACCGGAGCCTCCGGCTGGCATCCTATGTCTGAAGGTGCTGTGTATGCTTTTCAGACTAACGACGTACAGATAAACCGCCGGATAGCGAAAAACATTGATACCGAAGCTCTGATAATCAAAGTTTGTCGTCACAGACTGGAGAATATAATGTCTGATACCGGGTGCATTATAAATGTGCCAGAGCCTGGAAAGACGGAGGTGTTATTTTATCTTTCTCCTTTTTCCTTTATGCTGTGCCGGAAAATAATAGATTGCAGATATGCAGGAGAAACTGGCAGGCTTATGCAGCTTGCGGGGGCTACAGACCTTCTCACAGACAACTTTAAAAGTTGTTATAACCAGTCGGCGGGTAGGGAAGAATCTATTGTTCTGGAAGTGATAAACTATATCCGGAATAATCTTAGCGAAGAGCACTCTCTGGCAAAACTTGCACATATGGCAGGGATGAGCCATACAAAACTGAACAGGCTTTTCAGGATAAAGATGGGGCTGAGTGTTTTTGAGTTTATCAGGCAGGAAAAGGTGCATAGGGCAGAGCATTACCTCAGAACCACAGATATGACTATCACAGAAATTGCCTACTGTACTGGCTTTTGTTCTTCCAGTCATTTCAGCGAAAGCTTTCGTAGAGAGAAAGGTCTTTCGCCGAAACTTTACAGAAAGAGCGTTTAA
- a CDS encoding class I SAM-dependent methyltransferase: MIKPDYKTLLNEMNGAVRWHLFETSIKLKVFDYLQGWQTAGFIAGKLNTDEKKTELYLDALASCGYLIKYCGRYRNADISNKYLTTHSGLYQGTLILSLSSRRLAGIDNISKLLKNDADDMYLGDEKVWTEALKTLIPFQKAVASEVVSLIKGLKGSDNFSSMLDIGGGPGFIGQTVAQSLKNIHLTLFDLPKVIELAEQNAEIKNITYLAGSYSKDDIGSNYDIIWASRSLYYADDIFRLVSKMADALKDGGYLICLHEGVYNERTQPQEIILNRIGVALKGSDVSFERGEIEYAVQKSGLQIISTISTDDIGGSGDIITARKI; encoded by the coding sequence ATGATTAAACCAGACTATAAAACACTGCTCAACGAAATGAACGGAGCTGTCCGGTGGCACCTGTTCGAAACGTCAATAAAGCTGAAAGTATTTGACTATTTACAGGGCTGGCAAACTGCCGGATTTATAGCCGGTAAACTTAACACAGATGAGAAAAAGACTGAATTATACCTCGATGCGTTAGCATCATGTGGATATCTCATAAAATATTGCGGGAGATACAGAAATGCTGACATCAGTAATAAATACTTAACGACGCACTCCGGTCTTTATCAGGGAACACTGATCCTCTCTCTATCTTCAAGGAGACTTGCAGGTATTGATAACATTTCAAAACTGCTGAAAAATGATGCTGACGACATGTATCTGGGAGACGAAAAAGTCTGGACAGAAGCTCTGAAAACACTTATCCCATTTCAGAAAGCAGTTGCCAGTGAAGTTGTTTCACTCATCAAAGGACTGAAAGGCTCGGATAATTTCTCATCAATGCTGGACATTGGCGGTGGTCCCGGCTTTATAGGGCAGACAGTAGCCCAAAGCCTGAAAAATATCCACCTGACACTTTTTGATCTTCCGAAGGTTATAGAGCTGGCAGAACAAAACGCAGAGATCAAAAACATAACCTATCTCGCCGGCAGCTATTCAAAAGATGACATAGGGAGCAATTACGACATCATATGGGCGAGCAGATCCCTTTACTATGCAGACGACATCTTCCGGCTCGTTTCCAAGATGGCGGATGCTCTGAAAGACGGAGGCTACCTGATATGCCTCCACGAGGGCGTTTATAACGAAAGAACCCAGCCGCAAGAGATAATACTAAACAGAATAGGTGTTGCTCTGAAAGGTTCAGATGTCTCCTTTGAAAGAGGAGAGATAGAATACGCCGTCCAAAAAAGCGGACTTCAGATTATCTCAACTATCTCCACTGACGATATAGGCGGAAGCGGAGACATAATAACTGCGAGGAAAATATGA
- a CDS encoding methionine ABC transporter permease has protein sequence MNYEYFNNIIGLLWPSTVETLYMVVASCVLAYIIGLPVGVLLVVSSEDHILPAPWVERVLGTLINILRSAPFIVLMVALIPFTRIVAGTSIGTTAAIVPLVVASAPFVARIVESSLKEVSHGVIEAAESMGASTFQIIFKVLLPESKSSLILGAAITVINVIGYTAMAGAVGGGGLGDLAIQYGYNRFRTDIMIVTVAILIIFVQLVQTFGTRLAVKLSHKN, from the coding sequence ATGAATTACGAATATTTTAATAATATAATAGGGCTTTTGTGGCCTTCGACAGTGGAAACGCTTTATATGGTAGTGGCTTCCTGTGTTCTGGCATACATTATAGGGCTTCCGGTGGGAGTTCTGCTTGTGGTCTCATCAGAAGACCATATTCTGCCTGCACCCTGGGTTGAGCGGGTTCTCGGAACTCTGATCAATATACTGCGTTCAGCACCGTTCATAGTCCTTATGGTGGCTCTTATCCCTTTTACAAGGATAGTTGCTGGAACATCAATAGGCACAACTGCCGCCATCGTCCCCCTTGTGGTTGCTTCTGCTCCTTTTGTGGCAAGGATAGTGGAGTCTTCTCTTAAAGAAGTATCTCACGGTGTGATTGAGGCAGCAGAGTCTATGGGGGCTTCGACTTTCCAGATAATTTTTAAGGTTCTTCTCCCTGAATCAAAATCATCGCTTATCCTCGGAGCGGCAATAACTGTTATAAACGTGATAGGCTACACCGCAATGGCTGGTGCTGTCGGCGGCGGCGGTCTGGGTGACCTTGCCATTCAGTATGGATATAACAGGTTTCGTACTGATATAATGATAGTTACAGTGGCTATACTCATAATCTTTGTTCAGCTTGTGCAGACGTTCGGCACAAGGCTGGCGGTTAAACTGTCCCATAAAAATTAA
- a CDS encoding ABC transporter permease — protein MNSNRKIQTAGIIFVLLLWQTASVLSGEFAVASPFSAFPVAFRMITDFSFLKNHMLITAVRVISALVLGSVTGFILGIFAGKYPLIMQFIEPMRRVLTTIPGIVAAVLAMLWLGLGSAMVIFLNSMFIIPVVYINVAESINKCDNTYIEMADVYQLSTLSRIKNIYIPIVSSALSAALVLVTGNSMRMTVLAEVLGTGEGLGFVLGISRARLDMPSLYGCVLISFAFVWAGEILIKLVIQRYCRA, from the coding sequence ATGAATTCTAACAGAAAGATACAAACTGCCGGTATAATATTTGTTCTTCTCCTGTGGCAGACAGCATCCGTCTTATCAGGAGAATTTGCCGTAGCATCCCCCTTTAGTGCTTTTCCCGTAGCTTTTCGTATGATAACCGACTTCTCGTTTCTGAAGAATCATATGCTTATAACAGCTGTACGGGTGATTTCTGCACTTGTATTAGGGTCTGTCACAGGTTTTATTCTGGGGATTTTTGCAGGTAAATATCCTCTGATTATGCAGTTCATAGAACCGATGAGAAGAGTTCTGACCACAATCCCCGGAATAGTGGCAGCAGTCCTCGCAATGCTGTGGCTCGGTCTAGGCAGTGCTATGGTGATTTTTCTGAACAGCATGTTCATTATCCCTGTGGTTTATATCAATGTCGCCGAGAGCATAAATAAGTGCGACAACACCTACATTGAAATGGCTGATGTATATCAACTCAGTACATTATCAAGGATAAAAAACATATATATCCCCATTGTCAGCAGTGCCCTGTCAGCAGCTCTTGTTCTTGTCACAGGAAACAGTATGCGCATGACAGTGCTCGCAGAAGTTCTGGGAACAGGCGAAGGGCTGGGTTTTGTACTGGGCATATCCCGCGCAAGACTTGACATGCCGTCGCTTTACGGCTGTGTTCTGATATCCTTTGCTTTTGTATGGGCAGGAGAGATCCTTATCAAATTAGTTATCCAGAGGTACTGCCGTGCATAA
- a CDS encoding FadR/GntR family transcriptional regulator: protein MEIKKPVNRTLSIQVADELEKQIAAGNWKVGSKIPSETELMELFGISRNTLREAIRFLVISGVLKTKPGNGTFIITESVFNASIKKRMEHESLNYIVETRTILEPKIIEMATRRGSDKEIGELRKLHNQLISNYENSWENYVDADTKFHRHIARMCHNPFLEDLYRAIAEYLPEYIIENFQKFCDENLDLFLHKDLIDAIENRNTERAVELTEYMLELEMDMVENAPPHTS from the coding sequence ATGGAAATAAAAAAACCGGTTAACAGAACTCTGTCTATTCAGGTTGCTGACGAACTGGAGAAACAGATTGCAGCAGGAAACTGGAAAGTCGGCAGTAAAATACCAAGTGAAACTGAGCTGATGGAGCTGTTTGGTATAAGCCGCAACACACTTCGGGAAGCGATACGCTTTCTCGTCATCTCTGGTGTCTTAAAAACAAAACCGGGTAACGGAACATTTATCATTACTGAAAGTGTTTTTAATGCTTCTATCAAAAAAAGGATGGAACACGAAAGCCTCAACTACATTGTTGAGACAAGAACAATTCTCGAACCGAAGATAATTGAAATGGCAACCAGAAGAGGGTCTGATAAAGAGATCGGAGAGCTTCGTAAATTACACAACCAACTTATAAGCAATTACGAAAACTCATGGGAAAACTATGTGGATGCGGACACCAAATTTCACCGCCACATAGCCAGAATGTGCCATAACCCTTTTTTAGAAGACCTGTACCGGGCTATTGCAGAGTATCTGCCAGAATACATCATTGAAAATTTTCAAAAGTTTTGCGACGAAAACCTTGACCTGTTTCTCCATAAAGACCTTATAGATGCAATCGAAAATAGAAACACTGAAAGAGCTGTGGAGCTAACAGAGTATATGCTTGAGCTTGAGATGGATATGGTCGAAAATGCTCCACCGCATACATCATAG
- a CDS encoding MetQ/NlpA family ABC transporter substrate-binding protein translates to MKHNKVLTTVLTVLLVLVGVSGYCETGEKTVLKVGATPVPHTEILEYIKPMLEKEGIELKIISFTDYVQPNLALDRGELDANFFQHIPYLESFSRDHNLNLSVAAKVHIEPIGVYSRKVSNIADLRKRAIVAIPNDPSNAGRALALLAKAKLITLKDGAGVSATVQDIVDNPKKLKVKALDAAQLPRVLADVDAAVINTNYALEGNLNPLKDAIFIEDKDSPYSNILVVRKVDFDKPALRKLAEILVSPAVEKFITEKYKGAILPAQELMK, encoded by the coding sequence ATGAAACATAATAAAGTATTAACAACAGTGCTCACTGTTCTTCTGGTTCTGGTGGGTGTTTCAGGTTATTGTGAAACAGGTGAAAAGACTGTTCTTAAGGTCGGCGCGACTCCTGTCCCGCACACCGAGATACTGGAGTATATTAAGCCGATGCTTGAGAAAGAAGGGATTGAGCTTAAGATTATCTCCTTCACAGACTATGTCCAGCCTAACCTTGCCCTTGACAGAGGTGAACTGGATGCTAACTTTTTTCAGCATATCCCTTATCTGGAATCATTCAGCAGAGATCACAACCTGAATCTGTCAGTGGCTGCAAAGGTTCACATAGAGCCTATCGGTGTTTACTCACGTAAGGTAAGCAATATCGCTGATCTCAGAAAAAGAGCTATTGTAGCCATCCCTAACGACCCTTCTAATGCCGGGAGGGCGCTTGCTCTCCTTGCCAAAGCAAAGCTCATTACTCTAAAAGACGGAGCCGGAGTTTCCGCAACTGTTCAGGATATAGTAGACAACCCTAAGAAGCTGAAGGTCAAGGCTCTTGACGCTGCTCAGCTTCCACGTGTGCTAGCTGATGTTGACGCTGCGGTTATTAACACCAACTATGCACTCGAAGGGAACCTGAATCCTTTGAAAGACGCAATTTTTATCGAAGATAAAGACTCACCCTACAGCAATATTCTTGTTGTGAGAAAAGTTGATTTTGATAAACCCGCACTCAGGAAACTTGCAGAAATCCTTGTTTCGCCTGCCGTTGAGAAATTCATAACGGAGAAGTATAAGGGAGCGATACTCCCTGCTCAGGAACTGATGAAATAA
- a CDS encoding YeeE/YedE thiosulfate transporter family protein translates to MFLKRGLFTKKLSPWLTGSLTGITAAACCVFAGKTLGASGGFVTIDSYIGNYFNTGWAKLPYFTAAKPPILSFQIIQYIGMLAGAIISALMSKDFHIRSLPAKEWKPNFGKSVVKRWIMIFIGGILVELGACIAGGCTSGLGISGIIQLSPAGFIFFISAFTSGIITAGILFRRT, encoded by the coding sequence ATGTTTCTCAAAAGAGGATTATTCACAAAAAAGCTATCTCCATGGTTAACAGGGTCACTAACGGGGATAACGGCAGCAGCGTGTTGCGTTTTCGCAGGAAAGACCCTTGGAGCATCCGGAGGTTTTGTCACTATCGACAGCTACATAGGAAATTATTTCAACACAGGATGGGCAAAACTTCCATATTTTACTGCTGCAAAACCACCTATTTTATCTTTTCAGATAATCCAATATATAGGAATGCTCGCAGGAGCGATTATCTCTGCTCTTATGTCAAAAGATTTCCATATCAGATCCCTGCCTGCTAAAGAATGGAAACCAAATTTCGGCAAAAGTGTTGTTAAACGTTGGATAATGATTTTTATCGGCGGAATACTTGTGGAGCTTGGAGCATGTATTGCCGGAGGCTGCACAAGCGGACTGGGCATATCCGGCATTATACAGCTTTCTCCGGCTGGTTTTATCTTTTTCATATCCGCATTCACAAGCGGCATAATTACTGCCGGAATACTCTTCAGGAGGACTTGA
- a CDS encoding aminotransferase class V-fold PLP-dependent enzyme, giving the protein MIKNTDNTQYKNLVVKNNYSEAELCNINFDNAATTPPFVPVMEAVNEFALCYSSVHRGAGRKAERTSEMFDSVREYVADFFNVSKADQTVLFTRNTTESINRLSNILASAGRKTVLVSGMEHHSNDLPWRRNFNVVYINTDRTGRLDLNDFEEKCRLYSGDLRLVAVTGASNVTGYVNPIYEIAVTAHRCGAEILVDAAQLAPHMRVNMNPPETDRRIDYMAFSGHKLYAPFGTGVLIGNKHVFENNPPDLSGGGTADIVTYDSVVWHDIPLKYEAGTPNVMGIVALGAALRTLNDIGMGKVHEYEQKLAAYAYRRLSEVKNICIYSDQYDKAVNIGVIPFNIYGIHHSELAAHLAFNGGIDVRSGCFCAQPYVQKLLDISSDEVVKYSSLSQDKRPGMVRVSFGLYNTEAEIDHLYDVLADC; this is encoded by the coding sequence ATGATAAAAAATACAGACAACACACAATATAAGAATCTTGTAGTTAAAAACAACTATTCTGAGGCAGAACTCTGCAATATTAATTTTGATAATGCTGCAACAACCCCGCCCTTTGTGCCTGTAATGGAGGCTGTTAATGAGTTTGCCCTGTGCTATTCATCTGTTCACAGAGGAGCTGGCAGGAAAGCGGAGAGAACATCAGAGATGTTTGATTCTGTGAGGGAATATGTTGCAGATTTCTTCAACGTCTCAAAGGCTGACCAGACTGTGCTTTTCACGAGAAATACAACTGAGAGCATTAACAGACTTTCAAACATTTTGGCTTCGGCAGGTCGGAAGACAGTTCTGGTTTCAGGGATGGAGCATCATTCAAATGATCTGCCCTGGCGGCGTAATTTTAATGTCGTTTATATCAATACTGACAGAACAGGGCGGCTTGATCTTAACGATTTTGAGGAGAAGTGCCGATTATATTCCGGAGACTTAAGGCTTGTAGCCGTTACTGGGGCATCCAATGTCACAGGCTATGTTAACCCAATCTATGAAATAGCAGTGACAGCACATAGGTGTGGAGCAGAAATATTAGTGGATGCCGCACAGCTTGCACCACATATGAGAGTAAATATGAATCCTCCGGAAACAGACAGGCGTATTGACTATATGGCTTTTTCCGGGCACAAGCTCTATGCTCCATTCGGGACAGGCGTTCTTATCGGTAATAAACATGTGTTTGAGAATAATCCCCCGGATCTTTCAGGTGGAGGAACTGCTGACATTGTTACGTATGATTCTGTTGTGTGGCATGATATTCCGTTAAAATATGAGGCAGGTACTCCTAATGTCATGGGAATAGTTGCCCTCGGAGCTGCTTTGCGCACTCTGAATGATATTGGTATGGGCAAAGTACACGAATATGAGCAAAAGCTTGCTGCATATGCCTATAGAAGATTGTCAGAAGTCAAAAACATATGCATATATTCCGACCAATACGATAAAGCTGTTAATATTGGTGTTATCCCATTTAATATTTACGGCATACATCACAGCGAACTTGCAGCGCATCTTGCTTTTAACGGCGGTATCGATGTCCGGAGCGGATGCTTCTGTGCCCAGCCATATGTCCAGAAACTGCTCGATATATCTTCTGACGAAGTTGTAAAATACTCCTCACTCTCTCAGGACAAAAGACCCGGTATGGTTAGGGTAAGCTTTGGTTTGTATAACACTGAGGCAGAGATTGATCATCTTTATGACGTCCTTGCTGACTGTTAA
- a CDS encoding rhodanese-like domain-containing protein has translation MRKYITIILIAAALIMSAESIRKNDIQPHTDISDRNIEPSYIITAEELYELDKTRRAVIIDTRRYLEYSITHIPGSLSIPLKYLGNRLSILAGKDNIVLVSVSEQAEAEALSIIRAEHSDMNIKLLKGGIKTWIKHNYPISIKMPHGC, from the coding sequence ATGCGTAAATACATAACTATTATACTTATTGCTGCAGCTCTCATTATGTCAGCAGAGTCAATACGAAAAAATGACATACAACCGCATACCGATATTTCAGACAGAAACATCGAACCATCATACATAATTACAGCAGAGGAACTTTACGAACTAGATAAAACAAGGCGTGCTGTAATTATCGACACAAGAAGATATCTGGAATACTCCATCACACATATCCCCGGCTCGTTAAGCATCCCTCTGAAATATCTGGGCAACAGACTCAGCATTCTTGCCGGAAAGGATAATATAGTTCTAGTTTCAGTATCCGAGCAGGCCGAAGCGGAAGCCCTCTCAATTATCAGAGCAGAACATTCTGACATGAATATAAAACTACTGAAAGGTGGTATAAAAACCTGGATAAAACACAACTACCCAATCAGCATTAAAATGCCGCATGGATGCTGA
- a CDS encoding YeeE/YedE thiosulfate transporter family protein, with protein MQNFALPLIIGFIFGFLLQKTGLGHYDKIVNQFRFRDNTMLKFVLGALTSGMMTIAIFKSAGLLSPVSMPDTYILGNASGGLILGIGMVIAGACPGTLIAGIGQGNIDYLIPGLLGFLAGGLLFGYLFSFFAVNIATVAFYKGISITDITNLNNYIFAFAMLAVSVAAAKLLR; from the coding sequence ATGCAAAACTTTGCTCTCCCCCTTATCATCGGTTTTATATTTGGTTTTTTACTTCAGAAAACAGGACTCGGGCATTATGATAAAATCGTCAATCAATTCAGATTTAGAGATAATACGATGCTTAAGTTTGTGTTGGGAGCCTTAACGTCAGGCATGATGACCATAGCAATATTCAAATCTGCCGGACTGCTGTCACCGGTTTCTATGCCGGACACATACATACTTGGTAATGCATCAGGAGGGCTCATACTAGGTATCGGGATGGTTATAGCCGGAGCATGCCCAGGTACACTGATAGCAGGGATCGGACAGGGCAACATAGACTATCTCATTCCAGGATTATTGGGGTTTCTCGCAGGAGGACTGCTCTTCGGATATCTGTTTAGTTTTTTTGCTGTCAACATAGCTACCGTAGCATTCTACAAAGGAATATCCATTACAGACATCACCAACCTAAACAACTACATATTTGCTTTTGCTATGCTTGCTGTGAGCGTTGCAGCTGCAAAATTATTACGTTAA